In the Rubrivivax gelatinosus IL144 genome, TCGCGCCTGGCTTCGCGCATCTTCGCCGCGGCGCCGCAGCGCGGCGGCTCGCGCGAGGAAGGCTCGGTGCTGCCCTTCGCGGCGGCCGGCGGCGTGCTCGGCGGCCTGTTCGGCGGCGACGACGAGTAAGCCCGTGACGCCGCGCCCGCCTCCGCTTTCCAGGGCCGCACGATGACGCGGCTGCTCGACGCCTTCTGGCGCGCCGCGGCCTACTGCCTGCATCCGCGCGTCATCCTCTGGTCGCTTCTGCCGCTGCTGATCGCCGGCGGCGCGGCCGGTTTCGCCGGCTGGGCGTTCTGGGAGGGCGCGGTCGACGCGGTGCGGGCGACGCTGGAGCAGTGGGCGCTGGTGTCCGCTGCGCTGCGCTGGCTGGACGCGATCGGCGGCCAGGGGCTGCACGCGCTGGTCGCGCCGCTGGTCGTCGTCGCGCTGGCGGTGCCGGCGCTGATCGTCGTCACGCTGCTGCTGGTGGCGCTGCTGGTGACGCCTGCCATCGTCGACCTCGTCGCCGCGCGGCGTTTCCCGACGCTGGAGCGGCGCCGCGGCGGGCGCTGGTGGCAGGGGCTGGCCTGGTCGCTGTCGGCGACGATCGCCGCCGTCGTGGTGCTGGTGCTCAGCCTGCCGTTGTGGCTGGTGCCGCTGGTCGCGCTGGTGCTGCCGCCGCTGATCTGGGGCTGGCTGACCTACCGCGTCTACACCTTCGACGTGCTGGCCGCGCACGCCGACGCCGACGAGCGCCGCCGCATCATGGCCGAGCAGCGCTGGCAGTTGCTGGCCATCGGCGTCATCTGCGGCTACCTGGGCGCGGCGCCGACGCTGCTGTGGGCCGTCAGCGCCGCGACGCTGATCCTGGCGCCGGTGCTGATCGTCGCCTCGGTCTGGCTGTACACGCTGGTCTTCGCGTTTGCCTCGGCCTGGTTCGCGCACTTCGCGCTCGACGCGCTCGAGCGCCTGCGCCGCGAGGCCAGTGCCGTCGACCTGCCGGTGGCCGAAGCGCCGCCGCCCGTCACCCTCGACACGCTGCCACCGCCATGAACATCGGCACCATCATCATCGGCGACGAGATCCTCTCCGGCAAACGCCGCGACCAGCACCTGGCCAAGCTGATCGAGATGCTGGCGGCGCGCGGCCTGACCCTGTCCTGGGCGCGTTACGTCGGCGACGAGCGCGCGCGCATCAGCGAGACGCTGGCCCAGGCTTTCGCCAGCGGCGACCTGGTGTTCTCCTTCGGCGGCATCGGCGCTACACCCGACGACCACACGCGCCAGGCCGCGGCCGACGCGCTGGGCGTGCCGCTGGCGCTGCACCCCGAGGCGCGCGACCTGATCCTCTCGCGCATCCGCGAGATGGCCGCCGAACAGGGCGAGCCCTACGAGCCCGACCGGCCGGACAACGCGCGCCGGCTGCACATGGGCGTGTTCCCGGCCGGTGCGGCGATCATTCCCAATCCGTACAACAAGATCCCCGGCTTCTCGGTCGGCCACGTGCACTTCGTGCCCGGTTTCCCGGTGATGGCCTGGCCGATGGTCGAGTCGGTGCTCGACGGCCGCTACGGCCATCTGCACCAGGATGCAGCGCCGCGCGAACGTTCCGTGCTCGTCTTCGGGTCGATGGAGTCGACGCTGACGCCTCTGATGGAGGAGATCGAGACCCGCTTCGCGCCGGTCAAGGTCTTCAGCCTGCCCAGCGTCGACCACCCGACGCACGGACGCCACATCGAGCTGGGCGTCAAGGGCCGCGGCGAGCTCGTCGACGCCGCCTACGCGGCGCTGCGCGACGGGGCCGCGGCACTCGGTGCACGGCTGGGCGACGAGTTGGTGCGTTGATGCACCACGGTGCGCACCTCATTGGTGCGACACTTCGCACCAGACTGGAATAGCCGGCGCCAGGCTTCGTGGGAGGCGTCGCCGCGTCCTGCATCGTGCCTGCGCTGGAGTGCCGTTCCTTGGCACACCTTCTGCTACATTCGCTCGCGCCTTTCGGGGTTAGTACCGAGGGGTCGCCCCGATCAGACCAACCTTTTCCACGAGCCCCCGCTAGGAGATCTGAATGGCAAAGACCGTTGCCGACGTGATGAAGCTGGTGAAGGAGAACGAAGTCAAGTTCGTCGACTTCCGCTTCACCGACACCCGCGGCAAGGAACAGCACGTCTCGGTGCCCGTTTCCGCTTTCGACGAAGACAAGTTCACCGCCGGTCATGCCTTCGACGGCTCCTCGATCGCCGGCTGGAAGGGCATCGAAGCGTCCGACATGCTGCTGATGCCGGACCCGAACAGCGCCAACATCGACCCGTTCTACGAAGAGCCGACGCTGATCCTGACCTGCGACGTGCTCGAGCCGGGTGACGGCAA is a window encoding:
- a CDS encoding EI24 domain-containing protein → MTRLLDAFWRAAAYCLHPRVILWSLLPLLIAGGAAGFAGWAFWEGAVDAVRATLEQWALVSAALRWLDAIGGQGLHALVAPLVVVALAVPALIVVTLLLVALLVTPAIVDLVAARRFPTLERRRGGRWWQGLAWSLSATIAAVVVLVLSLPLWLVPLVALVLPPLIWGWLTYRVYTFDVLAAHADADERRRIMAEQRWQLLAIGVICGYLGAAPTLLWAVSAATLILAPVLIVASVWLYTLVFAFASAWFAHFALDALERLRREASAVDLPVAEAPPPVTLDTLPPP
- a CDS encoding competence/damage-inducible protein A, which gives rise to MNIGTIIIGDEILSGKRRDQHLAKLIEMLAARGLTLSWARYVGDERARISETLAQAFASGDLVFSFGGIGATPDDHTRQAAADALGVPLALHPEARDLILSRIREMAAEQGEPYEPDRPDNARRLHMGVFPAGAAIIPNPYNKIPGFSVGHVHFVPGFPVMAWPMVESVLDGRYGHLHQDAAPRERSVLVFGSMESTLTPLMEEIETRFAPVKVFSLPSVDHPTHGRHIELGVKGRGELVDAAYAALRDGAAALGARLGDELVR